GCTTGCTTCTCAATGGAAAAGCCCACTTGACTGTACTGAACATCCGGCGGCAGGACCTCAATGCCGCTTAAGCGAGCATCTTGAATGTAGAAGGATATCTTATCCGACGAGCCCATAACCGTACTCAAAAGAGCCGCCATAAACTCCAAAGGATAATTAGCCTTTAAGTAGGCTGTCTGATAAGAAATTACAGCATAGGCCGTGGCGTGGCCTTTATTGAAGCCATATTCTGCGAATTTAGCCATTAAATCGAAGATTTCTTCCGCTTCTTTTAGGGTAAGACCCAGTCGCAGGGCTCCGGGAATAATCCATTCTCCGTTAGAGTCCTGAAGTCCATGGACAAAATTCTGACGTTCTTCCGCCATGATTTCCTTCTTCTTTTTCCCCATGGCTCGACGGAGCAAATCCGCTCGTCCCAGGGAATAGCCAGCCAAATCCCGAGCGATCTGCATGACTTGTTCCTGGTAGACAATCACTCCGTAGGTTGATTTCAGAATGGGTTCCAGCTTCGGATGCAGATATGTGATATTACCCCCATGTTTTCGGCGCAGAAATTCCGGGATTTGCTCCATAGGACCCGGGCGGTACAAGGCGATAACAGCGATAATATCCTCAAAACAGGAAGGCTTCAGATCCTTTAAAATTCCCCGCATCCCGCCGCTTTCTAACTGAAAGATCCCCGTACTGTTTCCGGAAGACAGAAGCTCATAAGTCTTGGCATCATCCAGGGCTAAGGTGTGCAGATCCAGCTTAAAACCTTGAGTTTCCTCAATTCGCTGCACAGCCTCTTGAAGAATGGTTAAATTCCTTAATCCCAAAAAGTCCATTTTGAGGAGCCCGATTTCCTCCACAGTTTTCATGGGAAACTGGGTCATGACAAAATCCTCGGAGGTCCTCTGCAAAGGCAGGTAATTCACAAGAGAATCTTTGGAAATCACGATCCCGGCAGCATGAGTGGAAGCATGGCGGGGCATTCCTTCCAGGGACTTGGCTAAGGTGTAGAGCCGTTTGGTTTCCTCATCCTCATCAATCAGGCGGGCTAAATCCGGAGATACTTCCAAGGCCTTTTCCAAGGTCATTCCCGGGTCAGAAGGAATTGCCTTAGCGACCTTATCCACCCGGTACAAAGGAATGGCCATAACTCTGCCTACATCTCGGATAGCCGCTTTAGCTCCCATGGTTCCGAAGGTAATTATCTGGCATACTTTATCAGCACCGTATTTGTCCGTAACATAGTGGATCACACGCTCCCGGCCTTCCGGGTCAAAATCTATGTCAATATCCGGCATGGAAACACGCTCCGGATTTAAGAAACGCTCAAAGAGCAAATCAAAGCGCATGGGCTCGACGGAGGTTATCCCTAATAAGTAAGCCACCATACTTGCCGCAGCTGATCCCCGTCCTGGCCCTACAGCCACACCATTGGCTCTGGCATAACGGCAAAAGTCGGCAACAATTAAAAAGTAGCCGGAGAAACCTGTTTGGAAAATAACTCGAAGCTCATACTCTAATCGTTCTTGTTCTTTGGCCGTCATTTGAGGATAAAAATGGGGAAAAGCCTTGCGGCATTCTGCTTCAAGGAAACTATCCAAGGTATAACCTGCCGGAACATCAAACACCGGCAAATAATTTTCTCCAAACTGGAAATCCAACTGACAGCGCTGAGCAATCTGTTGGGTATTAGTCAGCAGCTCAGGATGCTCCCCAAAGAGCAGCGCCATTTCCTGTTCAGATTTCAGGAAAAACTCCTGGCTGGAAAAACGCATTCTGGAAGCATCCTCCAAAGTTTTACCTGTTTGAATACAGAGCAGTGCATCTTGAACAAAAGCATCCTCACGCTGAACATAGTGGACGTCATTGGTCGCCACCATGGGAATTCCTGTGCGCTCATGAACCTTCCACATGCCGGCATTCACTTCCCTCTGTTCTTCCAGCCCATGATCCTGGACTTCCAAAAAGAAATTTCCCTTCCCAAAAATATCTTCATACTCACGAGCCTTCTCAACAGCCATATCCAATTGATCATGAACTAAGTGATCCGAGACCTCCCCTGCTAAACAGGCACTCAAGGCAATAAGACCTTGAGAATGCTTGCGAAGGATTTCTTTATCCACTCGAGGCTTATAATAGAAGCCTTCGATATGAGCCATGGAAACCAGGCGAATCAAGTTGCGATATCCTTGTTCATTCTCAGCCAGCAAGACTAAGTGAAAATTCGCGTCGTCCTTTCCTGCAGCCTTGTCTGTCCTCTTATGAGGAGCGACATAAACTTCACAGCCAATAATCGGTTTGATTCCTGCCTGGCGACAAGCCTTATAGAAATCAATGACTCCATACATGACTCCATGGTCGGTGATCGCCAAAGCCGGCATGTTTAAATCTGCGGCACGCTGAACTAAACTCTTAATTCGAGCCGCTCCGTCCAGCAGACTATACTCCGTATGATTGTGAAGGTGAACAAAGCCACAGGTTTCTTTAGGGGTATCCGCCATCATCGTTCACCTTCCTTCTTGAAAAACCCCCTCCATCCATAACGATGAGGGGGTTCTTTCTGCCGCATCAATCCCCTTAATGGGCTGCATCACTCACTAATTTTTTATCGCCAATTCGGGCTGTCATCAGACCCTTGGCAACTAACTCATTATTCGCTGTTACTTCGACTTCAATGTTGCAGTGTTTTTTAGCAACAAGCAGCAGCTTTGCCGTAACCATGATTTCCGTTCCCACGGCAATGGGCTGCAGCTGGTAGAGAGTAAAATTCTCGGTAATGGCATTGAGCCGGTATTTCTTGCGCAAAGCAATATACCCAGCCATATTCATAACCGTTACGATCACTCCGCAGCTTGCCGAACCGTAGTCATCACTCATAGCCTTGGTAATTTCCCCTTCAATGGTGAGATGTTCCGCTTCTTCCACGAAGCGAAAACCGCTCAAGACCAGATTGTCCACAGTTTCACCAAATTGAGGTTGTTTCTGAACTTGCTGGTAAGCTTCAATCACATCCTGCAAGCTAAGAATGCCTATTAATTTTCCTTCTTCGGCAACCACAGCGATTTCCCAACCCTCCCAAACCATGATTCGGGAAACATGAGTTACCGGGTCATCTTTGCCCACTATAAAAGGATTGGCATTCATTACCTCTACAATCGGTGTATGAAGATCTACTCCTGCTACATCTACAGCGGAGACTATACCCACAAGGGTCATATCCTCCTCGACGACCGGAAACCGGCTATGGTCAGTATCATGGGAAAGTTTTCTCCAATCATCCACCGTCGCGTCAATGGTTAAATAGCTTACATCGTTGACCATAATATCTTCTACCAAGATAAGCTCTTTCTGAATTAAGCGGTCATAGAGAGCTCGATTAATCATGGAGGTAACTGCAAAGGTATCATAGGGAGACTGGATAATCACCAATTCATTTTTCTTTGCAAGAGCTACGACCTCTTCATCAGGTTCAAAGCCGCCGGTAATTAACAGTGACACATGACTATTTAAGGCAGCCATCTGAACATCGCGACGGTTCCCTAAAATACACAAAGATCCTGCTTCTAAATAGCGAATCACCGTGTTTAACTCCATTGCAGCAATAACGAATTTAGTTGGGGAGCGATCGAGATGCTCAAAGCCACAGATTACCACTCCTTCAGCAATCTGTGATACCTCACGCAAGGTCAGGTCCTCAATTTGCCGCTCTTTAACCCCTTCAATCCGAATCGTTCCAACCTTAGGAATCGAACTTACAAACCCTTTGGCTTCAGCTTCTTTAATAGCTCGATAGGCTGTTCCTTCACTAACGTCTAATTCTTTAGCAATGAAGCGAACAGAAACTTTACTGCCAATTGCAAGATTTTCAATAAAGGTTAAAATTTGTTGATGCTTTGTCAACGATACTACGCTCCCCACTATTACTATATCGGAGTATTATTATATCACATGATTTTGTATTCAACTACATTTATGAAACTAGCTGTCCTTTCTCCGTCTTTGAGTCATAAGCCCTCCAATTCTTCCCGCATCTTTAGCGCTCAAGGAGTGCCATCCTTTTTGGTTGATCTGTTCCAACAGACCTAACTCTGCTGCAATTTCCATCTTCAGCGGTTCTAACGGATCTATCCGTTTTACCTTTACCTTTGCTTTTTTCGGCTTCATAACTAGATTCTCCCCCTGCTCATGAGATTAAGATCTTCCTCATAATGCGGGCAATTTGGTCCACGTTCACCAATAATGTGTTCCAAACGGCATCGTCCTTCAATCCCATAAAGACAGCGAAGTGCACATTGTTTTCTATTCATTCCATTCATCTCCCTTAAGCTAAAAGATTATCTCCTCTAGATTAAGTTTGACCATTTCTGCATAAAAATATCCCACTTGAAAACAAGCAGGATATTTTAACTAGATCGAAAACATAATATTTTGCAGACTTTTTAAATTTCGTAGGATTCGCCAGGTTTAAGAGCCTTGCCGGAGCTTTCCGGAACCCGGCGCTGCAGGAGATGCAGAAATTCTCCTACATCCTGAGCAATCACCGGAAACGTATTGTAATGCATGGGGATGACCATTTTGGGACGTAATAATTGAGAAGCATGAACCGCCTCTTCAACCCCCATAACGAAATTATCCCCGATGGGCAGCATGGCAACTTCGATAGGATAGCGCCGGCCAATCAGTTCCATATCTCCGAAGAGACCTGTATCTCCCGCATGATAAAGCCATTTGCCTTCTATTTGTATTAAAAAGCCGCAAGCCAGGCCCCCATAGATCATATCCCCCTCGGGATTTTCTATCCCTGATCCATGAAAAGCTTGGGTAAGTTTAACCCAGCCAAAGGGAAACTCATGTTTGCCGCCGATGTGCATGGCATGAGCCTTAGCACCCCTTCTCTGACAGTAATTTGCCAGTTCAAAAACAGCAATAATTGGTGCTCCCGTCTGTTTTGACAGACGTATGGCGTCACCCAAGTGATCGGCATGCCCATGAGTTACAAGTATCCCATCTAAATAGGTGAAATCTTCAGGCTTAGCCGTAGCGCTTGGATTGCCGGTTAAAAAAGGATCAATAAGAATTCTGCCTGCTTCCCACTCAATTTCGAAGCAGGCATGTCCATGGAAATGAATACGCATACTTTTTAAAACCCTCCTGTTATCATTAGGCTTTATTAGCTTGAAGCACTTCCCAAAAACGAGGATAGCTAAGGTTCATTTCCCAAATGGCCACACCACGTATGCCCTTTTGCTTGGCAAGCTGAAGTTTTTCCCTTAAACTCCTCAGATCTTCAAA
This Desulfosporosinus orientis DSM 765 DNA region includes the following protein-coding sequences:
- a CDS encoding DRTGG domain-containing protein; amino-acid sequence: MTKHQQILTFIENLAIGSKVSVRFIAKELDVSEGTAYRAIKEAEAKGFVSSIPKVGTIRIEGVKERQIEDLTLREVSQIAEGVVICGFEHLDRSPTKFVIAAMELNTVIRYLEAGSLCILGNRRDVQMAALNSHVSLLITGGFEPDEEVVALAKKNELVIIQSPYDTFAVTSMINRALYDRLIQKELILVEDIMVNDVSYLTIDATVDDWRKLSHDTDHSRFPVVEEDMTLVGIVSAVDVAGVDLHTPIVEVMNANPFIVGKDDPVTHVSRIMVWEGWEIAVVAEEGKLIGILSLQDVIEAYQQVQKQPQFGETVDNLVLSGFRFVEEAEHLTIEGEITKAMSDDYGSASCGVIVTVMNMAGYIALRKKYRLNAITENFTLYQLQPIAVGTEIMVTAKLLLVAKKHCNIEVEVTANNELVAKGLMTARIGDKKLVSDAAH
- a CDS encoding small, acid-soluble spore protein, alpha/beta type, coding for MKPKKAKVKVKRIDPLEPLKMEIAAELGLLEQINQKGWHSLSAKDAGRIGGLMTQRRRKDS
- a CDS encoding DNA polymerase III subunit alpha produces the protein MMADTPKETCGFVHLHNHTEYSLLDGAARIKSLVQRAADLNMPALAITDHGVMYGVIDFYKACRQAGIKPIIGCEVYVAPHKRTDKAAGKDDANFHLVLLAENEQGYRNLIRLVSMAHIEGFYYKPRVDKEILRKHSQGLIALSACLAGEVSDHLVHDQLDMAVEKAREYEDIFGKGNFFLEVQDHGLEEQREVNAGMWKVHERTGIPMVATNDVHYVQREDAFVQDALLCIQTGKTLEDASRMRFSSQEFFLKSEQEMALLFGEHPELLTNTQQIAQRCQLDFQFGENYLPVFDVPAGYTLDSFLEAECRKAFPHFYPQMTAKEQERLEYELRVIFQTGFSGYFLIVADFCRYARANGVAVGPGRGSAAASMVAYLLGITSVEPMRFDLLFERFLNPERVSMPDIDIDFDPEGRERVIHYVTDKYGADKVCQIITFGTMGAKAAIRDVGRVMAIPLYRVDKVAKAIPSDPGMTLEKALEVSPDLARLIDEDEETKRLYTLAKSLEGMPRHASTHAAGIVISKDSLVNYLPLQRTSEDFVMTQFPMKTVEEIGLLKMDFLGLRNLTILQEAVQRIEETQGFKLDLHTLALDDAKTYELLSSGNSTGIFQLESGGMRGILKDLKPSCFEDIIAVIALYRPGPMEQIPEFLRRKHGGNITYLHPKLEPILKSTYGVIVYQEQVMQIARDLAGYSLGRADLLRRAMGKKKKEIMAEERQNFVHGLQDSNGEWIIPGALRLGLTLKEAEEIFDLMAKFAEYGFNKGHATAYAVISYQTAYLKANYPLEFMAALLSTVMGSSDKISFYIQDARLSGIEVLPPDVQYSQVGFSIEKQAIRFGLGAIRNVGVNVVEKILEARKEGIFKSLDDFCLRVDQKVLNKRVMESLIRAGAFSSLCSRNQALKVMDQVLESTGRRQKDRLSGQFSLFDFDEGMDEVTVLPQVPDLSEREILDMEKEYLGLYLSGHPLSSVLPILKNFISSDILTCLEGDEEKKVILGGLVTGFRQNVTKKGEMMASFVLEDLTAGIEVLVFPRVYAQTASLTNDDVIVVTGRYNIRDDEKKIFAEKITKLEDLKPGGENSGGENSVAASGSLPDEKIAAYHAPQAVLPKRLFLRFSHESTDIMENVLKILQRYPGSQPVYFYFEDTRKVLEGNRSYWVSDQDELTSALQKVLNQQNVVWQSVKNFA
- a CDS encoding metal-dependent hydrolase → MRIHFHGHACFEIEWEAGRILIDPFLTGNPSATAKPEDFTYLDGILVTHGHADHLGDAIRLSKQTGAPIIAVFELANYCQRRGAKAHAMHIGGKHEFPFGWVKLTQAFHGSGIENPEGDMIYGGLACGFLIQIEGKWLYHAGDTGLFGDMELIGRRYPIEVAMLPIGDNFVMGVEEAVHASQLLRPKMVIPMHYNTFPVIAQDVGEFLHLLQRRVPESSGKALKPGESYEI